One region of Chelonoidis abingdonii isolate Lonesome George chromosome 14, CheloAbing_2.0, whole genome shotgun sequence genomic DNA includes:
- the TOMM34 gene encoding mitochondrial import receptor subunit TOM34: MAPAAARVSELRRAGNEQFRSGQYCQAAALYSQALGLLEAAGERNAEEASVLYSNRAACYLKDGNCSLCVKDCSAALDLVPFGIKPLLRRAAAYEALERYQLAYVDYKTVLQVDCTVQAAHDGVNRMTKALLEKDGLDWRQKLPPIPSVPVSAQRRWDFPSAGSQAAAPRHKATEAGSLEKQVPTAAMTERAKTLKQEGNELVKKGNHKKAIEKYSESLKLSNQECATYTNRALCYLSLKQYKEAIQDCTEALELDAKNIKAFYRRAQAFKELKDYKSSMTDINSLLKIEPKNIAAQKLLQELNKNLK, from the exons ATGGCCCCCGCGGCGGCCCGGGTCTCCGAGCTGCGCCGCGCCGGGAACGAGCAGTTCCGCAGCGGCCAGTACTGTCAGGCGGCCGCGCTCTACAGCCAGGCGCTGGGGCTGCTGGAGGCGGCAG GGGAGAGGAATGCTGAGGAAGCAAGTGTCCTCTATTCAAATCGAGCTGCCTGCTACTTGAAGGATGGAAATTGTAGCCTCTGTGTTAAAGACTGTTCAGC TGCACTGGACCTGGTCCCTTTTGGAATCAAACCACTACTGAGGCGGGCAGCAGCCTATGAAGCTCTGGAGAGATACCAGTTGGCCTACGTGGACTACAAGACTGTATTACAGGTTGATTGCACTGTACAGGCTGCACATGATGGTGTCAACAG AATGACAAAAGCCCTGTTAGAGAAGGATGGCCTCGACTGGCGCCAGAAGCTCCCACCAATCCCTTCAGTTCCCGTTTCTGCTCAGCGAAGATGGGACTTTCCTtctgcaggaagccaggcagCTGCCCCAAGACACAAAGCAACTGAAGCTGGATCTCTGGAAAAACAAG TGCCTACTGCTGCTATGACTGAAAGAGCAAAAACTTTGAAGCAAGAAGGAAACGAACTTGTGAAGAAAGGGAACCATAAAAAAGCTATAGAAAAGTACAGCGAGAGTCTAAAACTCAGTAATCAGGAATGTGCAACTTACACCAACAG AGCTCTCTGTTACCTGTCTCTGAAGCAGTACAAGGAAGCAATACAAGACTGCACAGAAGCTCTGGAGTTAGATGCTAAAAATATTAAGGCGTTTTACAGACGTGCCCAAGCATTTAAAGAACTAAAG GATTACAAATCAAGCATGACTGACATTAACAGCCTTCTGAAAATTGAACCAAAGAACATAGCTGCACAGAAGCTACTGCAAGAATTGAATAAGAACTTAAAATAA